The Solanum pennellii chromosome 4, SPENNV200 genomic interval NNNNNNNNNNNNNNNNNNNNNNNNNNNNNNNNNNNNNNNNNNNNNNNNNNNNNNNNNNNNNNNNNNNNNNNNNNNNNNNNNNNNNNNNNNNNNNNNNNNNNNNNNNNNNNNNNNNNNNNNNNNNNNNNNNNNNNNNNNNNNNNNNNNNNNNNNNNNNNNNNNNNNNNNNNNNNNNNNNNNNNNNNNNNNNNNNNNNNNNNNNNNNNNNNNNNNNNNNNNNNNNNNNNNNNNNNNNNNNNNNNNNNNNNNNNNNNNNNNNNNNNNNNNNNNNNNNNNNNNNNNNNNNNNNNNNNNNNNNNNNNNNNNNNNNNNNNNNNNNNNNNNNNNNNNNNNNNNNNNNNNNNNNNNNNNNNNNNNNNNNNNNNNNNNNNNNNNNNNNNNNNNNNNNNNNNNNNNNNNNNNNNNNNNNNNNNNNNNNNNNNNNNNNNNNNNNNNNNNNNNNNNNNNNNNNNNNNNNNNNNNNNNNNNNNNNNNNNNNNNNNNNNNNNNNNNNNNNNNNNNNNNNNNNNNNNNNNNNNNNNNNNNNNNNNNNNNNNNNNNNNNNNNNNNNNNNNNNNNNNNNNNNNNNNNNNNNNNNNNNNNNNNNNNNNNNNNNNNNNNNNNNNNNNNNNNNNNNNNNNNNNNNNNNNNNNNNNNNNNNNNNNNNNNNNNNNNNNNNNNNNNNNNNNNNNNNNNNNNNNNNNNNNNNNNNNNNNNNNNNNNNNNNNNNNNNNNNNNNNNNNNNNNNNNNNCCCAACCAAAGCTTCAAATTAAGTGAACAAGGAACTGCCATTAATGCTTAtctgatattttatttcctaGATATGGATGCGAAATCATGAGCATTACGCTACTCTTAAGGTCGGTTGACGTTTAACTGTCTCTCTTCCCCATATCCCTGTACACTAAATTGTTTCTGCCTTCATTGCCAACAAATATACCCTAATAAAAAGGTTATAAAGCCAAAACCTCACCTTCCACTCATCCACCAGCAGACTCTACTCAAAGTCTCCCCATATGCCTGTTCACTAAATTGTTTCTGCCTTCTTTTTTGCCACCAACATACGCTACTAAATAAGCGCGAAAGCCGAAACCCTCTGCCTTTCTCTTTTCTACCAACAGATACTACTAAAAAGCAAGAAGGAAGGACCGTACTGTACTTTGCCAGAGGGTATCAAAAGATAGTGGCTCACTATGAGTAGTCGTGATTGCAACACCAGAAGCACACCACACCCAATACAAACGTGAAAAGCAAGCAGTAACCTCAATTTCCAAACATGAGTAACATGTCCCTTTTGATTTATGTGACCATCATTGGcatcaaaaaataattcaatcaatataataATTCACACTATAATTAGAAAGAATCCCTCCATAATCAGTAGAGTAACAAGTAAAACTTACAGGGATGGCATCCAACTGATTCAAACGTTTTCCAACTTCACCATCAAGAAGAGATTCATCCTCTATCTCTGGTGACTCCCAATTGGATGATGTACCTGTAAGAGGGCAAAATCCAGTACTATCTGCGTCTTCCTGAATGCCATCAACTGCTgcacatccaaaaaaaaaaatcaacataagtATGCAAACCAGAAACACAAAACTTCTCCTATTCCTTACCGAAATTGGAAAACGTCATAGAGGGTGCAGCCCAATCCTGAGCAAGAACTGATGCTTTTCGATGTTGTTCTTCATCAGTGTGTGAAGATCCTATGGATTCGTCGAGTGAAAGCCGTGATAGTTCCTCCTGAAGAGCATGGGCAATTACCTCATCATTCTCGACGTTAATATGCATAGGCTGAGCATAACCTTCAGTTGCATACCCAAGCTGAGAAAAATCTGTGTCATATTGAGTAACAGTTCGGAGAGAACCACCATTGTTTATACCGCAAACATCAATAAGGTGAAGATTCCACCTCACTACGTCAGGATCTAGCTCATAAAGAGTCATAAATTCCTGCAAATCAACAAACAATTGAGTCAACAATTTTTTTCCCAAAAGATTTTATTATCAACTACATAACTGAACAAACGAAcctttgaatttgaatttgaatttgaattggagatagataaaaaaaaatcaaacttgcGAGAGACAACGAAAACAATCGAAGCGTGAAATCAGAAAAGATTGAATCAGAAACATTCTTTTGAATGAAAAAGGTAAGGTAAGGGAAGGGGGTAAAGGGCCGAATTTCCGCACCACCTAATCTTCTGAAACTGATTTTTTGGCAGAAAAAATAAATACCAAGTTGCGCCGCCAATCGACACGTGGATAAAAAAATGGTGCAGACGCTTTTTTAGTTCATGTTTCAAGTTTCAAAATCaaaccatgacctaaaaatcaattgcaaaattagtttatttatattttttctatttcaaattAAGATATTTCACAcattttaagagaaaaatacTAAGCCATAATTTAActataagtttttattttatttttattaattattggaaaatttatgattaaaataactaGACATTAATTGCTAACTAATGAATGATAAAATTGgaagaatattttaaaagtaatcttgaaaattgaacaattaagttaatttggaaaatgaaaacatgtttcagcaattcaattaatttgaaatgaaggGAAAAATGATTTATCGTATATATAATTGGTGAatgaattaatattatatacttCTTGTCTTTAATTATTGGTCCACTTTTTTTTAGTTGTCTTAATTATGTATTCAtattaacaaatcaagaaaggacaaaaaaatttcatattatacgCTTCAGTAATTACTTTGAGAAAtgtaaaatttcttgaaaatcttaaattttttaattcatcaacttcataattaatatggataaaatagtaaattgactatgctaataatattttcttaatagatgtgtcaattcaaaagtggacAAATAATTAGGGACACGGAAAATTATTGACTTGTTAATATAGGGTGAATttactcaattttttaattaaataaatatgactgtccctatttagttgtccactttagaaacgacacacatattaagatagCAATAATTAGCATAGtgaaattacaattttacccttgttaattatggtttcaaaaaatatgaattaaaacttggaaattttcaagaagtttaaatgagggtaaaataagaaaaagaatttgtcctttcttgatttattaaaatagacaagtaaatagggacaacTAAAAGAGGAAACATGAACAACTAAATAGTAATAATCCATAACACTTTTCTGATTCAATTTAACGGTTAGTTCGATTTTTACATGCCCATAATTCTGGCCTAGAAGGAAGAGTCAACGACATTTCTAGTCCCACCAAGAATCCTCATACACAGGAATATATGTGAAACcaataagataaatattttaatcttgaatgtttttgtttccataaataaattataaatgttgatgaaaatatatataagtaaaattatttgtaaaaataatatattatacatgtatgatgctaataaaatatatgcatataattTATCAATCGGGTTcgattattttctaaatttttttataaaatcaaaatcaaaccaaatactATCATTTCTTAAGAATCTaataccaaaccaaaccaaaccaaaatccaaataaaattaatttatttaatcggTTTGTCTTGACTTTTCAGTTTGGATCAGTATTTCTTCCAAACTGTGAACACCCCTAGACTTAGGTGTATTTAGTTGTCATAATCCAAAGTACANAATTTATTTAATCGGTTTGTCTTGACTTTTCAGTTTGGATCAGTATTTCTTCCAAACTGTGAACACCCCTAGACTTAGGTGTATTTAGTTGTCATAatccaaagtacaccctagatgtaacatgtCGTATAAGACCCCTAGAGACCCTACACAAGCCACTTGGcatacatatatacaacatgatagagaaaaaaaatctcataaaaaataaagagtttGACATATAAGTGAAAGTACAATAAAGTCTTGACAAGCCAGCTATTACATCAATATGAGTAATCGGGATGTAACATGTATACCACAAACTAAGTATAAAAACTGAAAACATAAGAAAAGCAATAAATGTTTTAATGTCCTCGAAGTATGGGGATTCACCAAGTCATCAATCTCTATGATGATCAACTAGCCACGAACGATAGGAGAGGAGTCGCCATGCCCTACATTAGTAGATAATGTAAGCACATGTACGTATTAGTACatgaaatgtactaagtatgagaggAATGCAATAAAACATGAGACATGATCATAAGGAGACATAATCGAAAACATGATACGCATGACCAAACTAGCATAGTAAAAACCATTAAATAGgatcataaacataaatatgGTAAATTCATCTTGAAATCATAAGAAAAGCATCATGAAACTTTTTGTAGGTAACTTAGTTCATTTTTTGGAATATTAGCTTTAACCGATAATAAATCATGCGAGGTATGCACATAATCCGGTGTTACTCCCACATCGAGTAGGAAgattctactttccaaggtagaactATGTATCATGTCATATACTATATGTGAATCCACTAGTTAGCTCATTTAAGACAAACTCATGGGGGCGCATAGTTTGGAACTAAAGGTTGCTATTAGAGACTATCGTATTTTAGCCTCCACCTCAAAGTTCTCTTGATTCTATGTAAAATCCCAAATGAATAGTCATTTCATTAAGTCGTCATTGTACATGTAGAAATATGATTCAATTAGTAATCTAAGCTTAAACACCGTAGAGTAGCTCATTAAATCTTGAATAGAGTCTaagtgagaaaacctttcaccaaGCAATGATTCCTtaatgtgagaaaacctttcattttttcattaatgtCAATTTTATAGACACATAGATCATAAAACCTTTCTTTTCATATATCATGCACAAGTTCATGAAAACTTCATTCGTTGATTCAAAGTTTCTCTTCAAATTCATGCAAATTAGGGTTCATGATCAAAATTATAGACCATGCATAATTTTATATGGAATTAGTTGAAAATAAAGCATGTAATTGAgtccaaatcataaaaataatatcataattaatcaACTGAATCCATAAAAATAGAACCCACGAGGAATTGAATGGAAATCTAAtcaattttgagaaattgaatTGGAGAATTGAAAAAACTTTAGGGACTCAATGTGTTAATGGAACCCATTGATGAACTCCCTACATACCTTGATTGAAGCTTTAAGCAATGATGAATAAAGAATACTtgatcttgaaaaaccctagaTTCTTCTTCCTTGATCTACACAGtggatttttgaagaaaatttttgagAGGGTTTTGAAAATTTGAGGGAATGAAAGAGTTGGGGAAATTTGTAAGGGTGGATGGTAGTTACAGGGCTTAGAATTACGGTCAAAACTACATAGAATAGGTATTATATGCATAGGAAAAGACTAATAGCTCtgaattaaaaatgaatgaacCCCATTACAGAAGTCTTGACAGACCGTTCATCCTTCCACAAATCGTTGAGGCATTCGTGAAGGTCTGAATTTACTGAGTATCTAGGGTTTTGTTTAAAAGTGGGTCAATGGGTTGTGGACCAATTCACTATCCGTGAACTCACTCATTAAACTAGTCCTAAAAATTCCAACACTAGCTTTAACTGCACGACTCGATCTACAGCTCATGCACCCCTTGATGAAAAACCACAAGATAATGTACTTTTAAGCAACATTCTTTCCCAAACGAACTTAATAATTTCTAAGGAGTTACTATGTGTTATACCACATATATATCAATCATCTCCCTTTGTAGTTTGCAACATCTCTCGGTATAGTTTTGGTGCCCCAACCACTTGTCATTCGACTTGTAACAGTCGTATTGCTTAGGgtataacaataacaacaacaacaacaacaataataataatgttggattttaaaaaggtgtgaatggaaaatgaagagttgcaacttttatgaagagttgtgacttttatgaaaggtgacgatctttctgaaagattgtgacttttccaaaggtttgtgacctttccggtaaggcacaataagaacattTTCGCACTACAAGAATGACTCGAAGATAAAGAAACGGACAAGTATGTGTAATTTAaaagcaagaattaattgcatctggataagtaggtttccccttggactttccatagtgaacatatgtcggatatactcggtcaattggtagatgcgatatctttataccgtcgaactttggtgtatacctagacaaccatatgtcacacaattaacccatTACTGTTTATGGTttttacggttgtgttcgttttagccatgaacacttcctggtttcatgagtgtatagagatatggacttttgacaatcatcttctttgaagcagcttacacttcacactcacataggtgattcctaaccgtgttatcgcgtagatacactatttggtcaactttgccaaacttagcaaatcattaaaatcattaagctttattaactcattaacaagccttaatgttgtatccttgtccctgagcattgtcttcatcatgagaatggattgagtttgttgacaatgtcgaaccgtcattcacaactttgtttttctccttgaatctagctcttggaatctccagtctgctagatagagttaccgccatgatgacttgtcataAGCCGTAAATTTATTCCTttagatgatcttttaactttctctctagttaggcctttttgtaagcggatccgacacattatcctctgactttacatagtcaattctgataattccactagagagtagttttctaacggtatcatgtctatgtcgtatatgatgagactttccgttatacgtcatgctccatgcccATTCTAAAACTGAATATATCAAATCGGAGAGTTTAATACAAGAGAAATATCAATTcaaatactaagttgaatctaactatgtatACCATGGCCTCTAACTAATTAGAAGTATCGAGACATACCCTTGCTAAATTTAACAATACTGAAACTCAAAGACTGAAATTCTAAAGTAAATAACATAACTAttatcctcggagaatgaggactcaccactgatgtTGCTAAGCTAGAGATTGGGAATCTATCTATACGTGATGTTGAAGAtaagaacctaaacctacatcataCCTCTCACTACTTGAGAGGTATTGAGTATTGaagatagagtaaagctgaaataatatataattgatcAAGAAATAAAACAAGGATATAAATTGAACATGATATAAATAATGAGTGCTGAACTAACTGAATACAACGAAAacttttataacatgttgataCTTAAAACCGACTATAAGAAAATGTTGTCAACGTAATAGAGTATGACTGAATG includes:
- the LOC107015689 gene encoding OTU domain-containing protein DDB_G0284757-like isoform X3 translates to MTLYELDPDVVRWNLHLIDVCGINNGGSLRTVTQYDTDFSQLGYATEGYAQPMHINVENDEVIAHALQEELSRLSLDESIGSSHTDEEQHRKASVLAQDWAAPSMTFSNFAVDGIQEDADSTGFCPLTGTSSNWESPEIEDESLLDGEVGKRLNQLDAIPHVPKINGDIPSVDEAKSDHQRLMDRLEVYDLVELKVSGDGNCQFRSLSDQIYRSTEHHKFVREQVVKQLKSHRELYEGYVPMVYDEYLKKMSKAGEWGDHVTLQAAADSYGVKMFVITSFKDTCYIEILPQSLKSNRIAGKIHLCGHTANLSFRSTSLF
- the LOC107015689 gene encoding OTU domain-containing protein DDB_G0284757-like isoform X4, translating into MTLYELDPDVVRWNLHLIDVCGINNGGSLRTVTQYDTDFSQLGYATEGYAQPMHINVENDEVIAHALQEELSRLSLDESIGSSHTDEEQHRKASVLAQDWAAPSMTFSNFAVDGIQEDADSTGFCPLTGTSSNWESPEIEDESLLDGEVGKRLNQLDAIPHVPKINGDIPSVDEAKSDHQRLMDRLEVYDLVELKVSGDGNCQFRSLSDQIYRSTEHHKFVREQVVKQLKSHRELYEGYVPMVYDEYLKKMSKAGEWGDHVTLQAAADSIDWNTKIWATVVVVRSVEIDWLYDGALEVNYLQASLQCHS